DNA sequence from the Vicia villosa cultivar HV-30 ecotype Madison, WI linkage group LG3, Vvil1.0, whole genome shotgun sequence genome:
CACAACTCTGTTGACTCCAAATGGGAGATTTACGAGAAATTAACCACTTACTCGTTTGTTAAAACTTGTAGTGTTGAGGGAGAGAGTGATGACGATGAGGAAGATGAGGATGGTGAAAAGGGTTTCTGGGTTTTGAAAGTTGGGTCTAAAATTAGGTCAAAAGTTGGGGCGGAAATGCAGTTGAAAACGCTGGTTGATCAGCGGAGAGTGGATTTTATTGCGAAGGGTGTTTGGGCTATGAGGTTTTTTACGGAGCAGCATTATGAGGCTtttttggttcagtttcagaatTGTACGTTTGAGAATATGTATGGGTTTGAAGCGATTGATGAGAACAAGCTTAAGGTTTATGGGAAGGATTTTATTGGGTGGGCGAATCCTGAAGCGGCGGATGATTCTATGTGGGAGGATGCGGATGATAGTTTCTCAAAGAGTCCGGCTTCTGCCACCCCGGTGAGAGCGAGTCAGGATTTGACGGAGGAATTTGAGGAGGCGGCAAACGGTGGGATTCAGAGCTTGGCGCTTGGGGCTCTGGATAACAGTTTCCTGGTTGGCGAAAATGGGATTCAGGTGGTGAAGAATTTCGCACATGGTATACAAGGAAAAGGTGCTTTTGTGAACTTTGGTGGTGGTTCAGCTTCAGCTTCGAAGTTTGTGCAATCTACTCCGAAGAAAACACTTCTCATGAAAGCTGAAACCAGCATGCTTCTGATGAGTCCGTTGAATGAAAGTAAGCTTCGTTCAACCGGGCTTCATCAGTTTGACATTGAGACGGGGAAGGTTGTGACGGAATGGAAATTTGGTAAGGATGGTACTGAGATTACAATGAGAGATATCACGAATGATAGTAAAAGTTCTCAGTTAGATCCTTCTGGTTCTACTTTTCTTGGATTGGATGATAATAGGCTTTGTAGGTGGGATATGCGTGACCGTCATGGAATAGTTCAGGATCTTGCTGGTTCTAACTCTAATATGAGAACACCTGTGTTGAATTGGGATCAAGGTCATCAATTCTCCAGGGGGACCAACTTTCAATGCTTTGCTACAACTGGTGATGGTTCTGTTGTTGTTGGCTCACTTGATGGGAAGATTAGGCTCTATTCAATTAACTCTATGAGGCAGGCGAAAACTGCATTTCCTGGACTTGGCTCGCCGGTTACTCATGTGGATGTTACATTTGATGGAAAGTGGATTGTGGGAACAACAGATACTTACTTGGTTGTTATTTGTACTCTCTTTACTGATAAAGATGGAAACAGTAAAACTGGTTTTGCTGGAAGAATGGGAAATAGGATTGCTGCTCCAAGGTTGCTCAAGCTCAACCCTCTTGATTCACATTTAGCTGGAGTCAACAATAAATTCCACAGTGCTCAGTTTTCATGGGTGAGTTTATTGTTTTCATTAAATTccctttaaataaatataaagataaagataaatttCCAGTTTCTTGCTTTATATACTTGATTACCTCAAATGTCAAATGGTTGTCaacagcattgtattgatatatTTACTTTTGATACATTTACTTTTGGTATTGCTTTCATAGATGGATTAAAGTCTATGTGTGTCATTGCTTTCCCCTAATAACCTTGCCTCTGTTTTCCATAATTTACCGCATtgctcattattttattttttgcaaacTGAAGCATTGCCATTGAAATTTGAATTGGCTGGCCAAAAACTTTTCATGCATTGATAAGAACTGGACCAGAAATTGCTGA
Encoded proteins:
- the LOC131660869 gene encoding protein CYPRO4, with the translated sequence MGGAHSRDELLDSSDSEYEEESENEASYEDANEGSSEGRVKTPSSIDDVDAKLKALKLKYSSKNPNPNNVKLYLHNSVDSKWEIYEKLTTYSFVKTCSVEGESDDDEEDEDGEKGFWVLKVGSKIRSKVGAEMQLKTLVDQRRVDFIAKGVWAMRFFTEQHYEAFLVQFQNCTFENMYGFEAIDENKLKVYGKDFIGWANPEAADDSMWEDADDSFSKSPASATPVRASQDLTEEFEEAANGGIQSLALGALDNSFLVGENGIQVVKNFAHGIQGKGAFVNFGGGSASASKFVQSTPKKTLLMKAETSMLLMSPLNESKLRSTGLHQFDIETGKVVTEWKFGKDGTEITMRDITNDSKSSQLDPSGSTFLGLDDNRLCRWDMRDRHGIVQDLAGSNSNMRTPVLNWDQGHQFSRGTNFQCFATTGDGSVVVGSLDGKIRLYSINSMRQAKTAFPGLGSPVTHVDVTFDGKWIVGTTDTYLVVICTLFTDKDGNSKTGFAGRMGNRIAAPRLLKLNPLDSHLAGVNNKFHSAQFSWVTENGRQERHIVATVGKFSVIWNFQQVKDGSHECYRSQQGLKSCYCYKIVLRDDSIVESRFMHDKFAVTDSPEAPLVIATPMKVSSFSLSNRRQ